The Commensalibacter nepenthis genome has a window encoding:
- a CDS encoding AMP-binding protein, with product MYDRFIEHVSRISPNKEAMLSFDGSVTFAKMDADINRLAAALLEKLTPLPKVVAVSYQQMHPHWMFLMALSRIGVATASVADDSLIAAKEIAVLKPDLIISDAFFDVETQAKVVVLDLDWYSQIVSGPEVQPLRFALDRDRVVRVAIAGGTSDKKRRIDFTASMIEAAVIRLAHQEYLEWAEIQDAARYHRLLPTLGLGSVHGFLSALSIWYVCGSVIMADREQYPAAIAMLKPSLMIISPSQLQDILNHLPADVPSVTGLRLVVSAGYFSSALQETVRSKLTQHMRVLYVTSEAGLIAGARVEQMTHDDMAGWLLPSVDLQIVDDEGQILPVGEIGNIRIKSAELVDGFYEDEEATNRQFKDGWFYPGDLGILDVRGGLRIFGRADELYNFGGDKFPAQTIDRIVQSLPGVKDAALFSMPNEQGIPEPWLAIVKDVDFDVEKVSEALESEFHNLPNVRAMWVDVIPRDVVDRVLRYQLSMVASQQYAKMHK from the coding sequence ATGTATGACCGTTTTATAGAACATGTTTCAAGAATATCACCAAATAAAGAGGCAATGTTATCATTTGATGGTTCGGTTACGTTTGCCAAAATGGATGCCGATATTAATCGTTTAGCAGCAGCATTGCTTGAAAAATTGACACCATTGCCCAAGGTTGTTGCGGTTTCTTATCAGCAAATGCATCCTCATTGGATGTTTTTAATGGCACTTAGCCGTATTGGTGTTGCGACAGCGTCTGTCGCTGATGATAGTTTGATTGCTGCAAAAGAAATAGCAGTTCTTAAACCTGATTTGATTATTAGTGATGCTTTCTTTGATGTGGAAACTCAAGCTAAAGTTGTAGTTCTAGATTTAGATTGGTATTCCCAAATCGTAAGTGGACCAGAGGTTCAACCTTTGCGTTTTGCTCTGGATCGTGATCGTGTGGTACGTGTTGCGATTGCTGGGGGGACATCGGATAAAAAACGTCGTATTGATTTTACAGCATCTATGATTGAGGCAGCTGTTATTCGTTTGGCTCATCAAGAATATCTTGAATGGGCTGAAATACAAGATGCTGCACGATATCATCGTTTGTTACCGACTTTAGGATTGGGTAGTGTTCATGGGTTTTTGTCTGCTTTAAGTATATGGTATGTGTGCGGTTCTGTGATTATGGCGGATAGAGAACAGTATCCTGCAGCTATTGCTATGTTAAAACCGTCGCTTATGATTATTTCACCATCTCAGTTACAAGATATTTTGAATCATTTGCCTGCTGATGTGCCTTCTGTTACTGGATTAAGATTGGTTGTTTCGGCGGGGTATTTCTCCTCGGCGTTACAAGAAACAGTTCGTAGCAAGTTAACACAACATATGCGTGTATTATATGTAACCAGTGAAGCTGGTCTGATTGCTGGTGCGCGTGTTGAACAAATGACGCATGATGATATGGCAGGGTGGTTGTTGCCTTCGGTTGATTTGCAAATTGTTGATGATGAAGGTCAAATATTACCTGTGGGTGAAATTGGCAACATCCGGATTAAAAGTGCTGAGCTTGTTGATGGTTTTTATGAAGATGAAGAGGCTACAAATCGTCAATTTAAGGATGGTTGGTTTTACCCTGGTGATTTAGGAATATTGGATGTTCGTGGGGGATTGCGTATTTTTGGTCGTGCAGACGAATTATATAATTTTGGTGGTGATAAATTTCCAGCACAAACGATTGATCGTATCGTACAATCATTGCCTGGTGTTAAAGACGCAGCTTTATTTTCTATGCCAAATGAGCAAGGTATTCCTGAACCATGGTTGGCGATCGTTAAAGATGTTGATTTCGATGTAGAAAAGGTTAGTGAGGCTTTGGAAAGTGAATTTCACAATTTACCGAATGTCAGAGCCATGTGGGTTGATGTGATTCCAAGAGATGTGGTTGACCGTGTATTGAGATATCAATTAAGTATGGTGGCAAGCCAGCAATATGCCAAAATGCACAAATGA
- a CDS encoding type I polyketide synthase, whose protein sequence is MKVLGDKQYSGEIAIIGIGCRFPGGIVDLSSFWEAVCGKKETVSEILPSRWNWKGAYDKDNTMIAKSFFKNGSFLTQPIDEFEPLFFGMSPKEAVQCDPQQRVLLEVAWEAMEEGGLVASHYAGKKVGVFVGIFATDWLIMQSSHYASEGNVETNFLATTASTTMISARLSYFFDFCGPSLALDTACSSSLTAIHLACQSLRDGDSDMAMAGGINIMLTPQSGALVAKARFMAEDGKSKSFDAAADGYGRGEGCGVVILKRLEDSIEDGDKIHTVISGIGINQDGHNEGITVPSAVAQEKLIRTVAEQAKINLKDIVYVEAHGTGTPVGDPLEAQAISNTIGKSRPKESPVIIGSVKANIGHLEAAAGVAGLIKACLCLEHKAVPPQANLTEPNPNIAFEDMNLRLVQDEVVPLTTTAKDLYAAVNSFGYGGSNANAIIRLPRKEEIVPRINSEDAHLPSDSYILSLSTKQQPSLKLTAEAYAAFLRADNSPSIEDITYSVGKHRSFFQRHLVTFGKTKEEIAQKLEDFAQDKPNPDVIVGQQQIKTQTQPAFVFSGMGPQWWGMGQWLLKNGPAECLDIAKEIDGYFQELSGWSILAELQKTEEESRIHETAVAQPGIFTIQVCLAETLKIYGIRPAAIVGHSVGEAAAAYVAGALSLKDAATVIYHRSRLQQTFAGRGSMLAVGMPPSTSAELIKDYEGDVAVAAINSPRSFTLSGSQENLAKIAAELEKRSEFNRFLKVELAYHNPIMADIRDEFEDAVERIQPKVPTIPLYSTVTGHICDDTFFHDASYWYRNLRQTVLFAEAITTMIHDSYSLFLEIGPHPVLSASIKECAATLNSSVGTAYTFHRSEPEEKSIVKSLASLSAVGLELDWDKIVSGKRVDLPFYCWAKEVYLNESKQLRARRMAERVNPVLGNIDWSGSRGWLSELNINFMPWIVDHQLEGMKIFPGAAYVEAAIAAHAQLAADAPKEMQEPAIVEDIQFKKAMLIDGKFYPYITWSVDELTGRLLAYGRTENDSPNWELYSTALLRRTVPWNGDVIEDIEALKAKITEEVDVSFYYGKMHEYGMQYGPAFQTIQKLYRGHGVAFAHLKIAESEKETIQDYYIHPTLLDGAFQLFGLLGAEKQVSETTFVPVSIERVMYFGRHEGELYAYGGNIRRDDEFLIGDIYIYTPKGEPVAKITGLTVKELATEKQKEAKRARWLYRYEWKDAEVTPLLGEIARIAFITDNDVIADPLIAELESQGLTVLQGRLGERSGLEAENIFNIRYGSEEDYKAFYSFVDIQKCRALVYLRKDNILNDDAIGLSLVQELLCVAKSLPALEDKDVTDNLRCVIITNGAEKVLEDENIVNLGQSSLRGFMRVFLLERPEVQPKMVDIDGDMNAVQIPVLAAEILSDDVEDDVALRKDKRFISRLVPYKRQENITPIPFTDVKDKNLGFRLVPGRAGMLDQIHFDLFERQKPPPMHIEVEVMTSSLNFKDLLKVMGLLPRAVGKGTFHQDGLGMEAATHIIAVGEGAEEAGYYVGDRVVISTQNCLASHVTLSVENSYAMQLDKNSTIRERHRYNLSDNEIERLHKELDFEIPDAEASTMPTVYATAYHILLDVANIQEGQTILVHSGSGGLGLAVISIAKMRKARIFATAGNEEKRQYLRDHGCEHVWNSRNLEFVDGVKEVTNGKGVDIVVNSLSGEALQHSLSLVAPYGYFFEVGKRDIVEGKWLPMHAFNENITFRSMDLDRMLAQRPDEILRMLSACTRHIMNREIVMPPCTVMPAAKATDAFRLLASAQHIGKVVLDFADKTDLMVNPLPKEIPTVRDDAVYLVTGAYGGMGLQLIQWLVSMGAKHLVLVGRSLKIENEAIQKALDILVAHGISIHQMQADIVDYNSIKSVIEQANQLDMPLKGIFHCAAVIDDGVITNLDNERLAKVILPKAQGAWNLHELTKDMELDHFVLFSSATNLLGNIGQAAYVSANFFLDALAKYRKQNGLPALAIEWGAIDGGSMYQKDSRAAKNFETIGVTPIPIKEALATISLLWKADQPCVGVLDIDWSKWFGVFPMTRTVGRYQELLTLGNSSYEQTEVLRQLNALPMEERLPFVVKNLIDILTKTLQIPPDSIDGNTRLTELGIDSLVGVELQIAISNTLGCEISLLQLMKEENLQDVGKVLLRKLKISFESNESLILDSDAESSEGKGTMIEDSSSKEVE, encoded by the coding sequence ATGAAAGTATTAGGTGATAAGCAATATTCTGGTGAAATAGCTATCATTGGTATTGGTTGTCGATTTCCAGGTGGAATTGTTGATTTATCCAGTTTTTGGGAAGCTGTCTGTGGTAAAAAAGAAACCGTTAGTGAAATCTTGCCTTCTCGTTGGAACTGGAAAGGGGCTTACGATAAAGATAATACAATGATTGCAAAGAGCTTCTTTAAAAACGGAAGCTTTTTGACACAGCCAATTGATGAATTTGAACCACTATTCTTCGGTATGTCTCCAAAAGAAGCTGTACAGTGTGACCCTCAACAGCGTGTGTTGCTAGAAGTTGCTTGGGAAGCAATGGAAGAGGGAGGGCTCGTTGCTTCTCATTATGCGGGTAAAAAAGTTGGTGTTTTTGTTGGTATCTTTGCGACCGATTGGCTGATTATGCAATCCAGTCATTATGCAAGTGAAGGCAATGTGGAAACCAACTTCCTGGCGACAACAGCGTCAACGACAATGATTTCTGCCCGTCTATCTTATTTCTTTGATTTTTGTGGTCCTTCTTTGGCTTTGGATACGGCGTGTTCTTCTTCGTTGACGGCTATTCATTTAGCATGTCAAAGCTTGAGGGATGGTGACAGTGATATGGCTATGGCTGGGGGGATCAATATTATGTTAACCCCACAATCTGGTGCATTGGTAGCTAAAGCCCGTTTCATGGCTGAAGATGGTAAAAGTAAAAGTTTCGATGCAGCAGCAGATGGTTATGGACGTGGTGAAGGATGTGGTGTTGTTATTCTTAAAAGGCTAGAAGATTCGATTGAGGATGGCGACAAGATTCATACGGTTATCAGTGGTATTGGCATTAATCAAGATGGTCATAATGAAGGTATTACGGTTCCAAGTGCAGTAGCACAAGAAAAATTAATTCGCACCGTCGCAGAACAAGCTAAAATCAACTTAAAAGACATTGTTTATGTAGAGGCTCATGGAACGGGAACCCCTGTTGGTGATCCGCTTGAAGCACAAGCAATTTCGAACACGATTGGTAAAAGTCGCCCGAAGGAAAGTCCTGTCATTATTGGATCTGTCAAAGCCAATATTGGACATTTGGAAGCGGCAGCAGGGGTGGCTGGTTTGATTAAGGCTTGTTTATGCCTTGAACATAAAGCAGTGCCCCCTCAGGCAAATTTAACAGAACCAAATCCGAACATTGCCTTTGAAGATATGAATTTGCGATTGGTGCAAGATGAAGTTGTGCCATTAACAACCACTGCAAAAGATTTATACGCAGCGGTGAATTCATTTGGGTATGGTGGTTCTAACGCAAATGCGATTATTCGTTTGCCTCGTAAAGAAGAAATTGTACCCCGAATAAATTCTGAAGACGCGCATTTGCCTTCTGATAGTTATATTTTGTCTTTGTCAACAAAGCAGCAACCTTCATTAAAATTAACAGCCGAGGCTTATGCTGCGTTCTTAAGAGCGGATAATAGCCCATCTATCGAAGATATTACTTATTCTGTTGGCAAGCATCGTTCTTTTTTCCAAAGGCATTTGGTGACTTTTGGCAAAACAAAAGAAGAAATTGCCCAAAAATTAGAAGATTTCGCTCAAGACAAACCTAATCCAGATGTAATTGTTGGTCAGCAACAAATTAAAACCCAAACGCAACCTGCTTTTGTCTTTTCAGGGATGGGGCCACAATGGTGGGGTATGGGGCAATGGTTGTTGAAAAACGGACCTGCTGAATGTCTGGATATTGCCAAAGAAATTGATGGGTATTTCCAAGAGCTTTCCGGGTGGTCTATTCTTGCTGAGTTGCAAAAGACCGAAGAAGAATCTCGTATTCATGAGACAGCTGTTGCACAACCAGGTATTTTCACAATACAAGTATGTCTTGCTGAGACATTAAAGATTTATGGTATTCGTCCTGCTGCGATTGTTGGTCACAGTGTGGGTGAGGCTGCTGCTGCATATGTTGCGGGCGCATTGAGCTTGAAAGATGCAGCAACAGTTATTTATCATCGTAGTCGTCTGCAACAGACATTTGCTGGTCGTGGTTCAATGTTGGCTGTTGGGATGCCACCATCAACATCTGCCGAATTAATTAAGGACTATGAAGGGGATGTTGCGGTTGCTGCAATTAACAGCCCTCGTTCTTTTACGTTATCAGGTAGCCAAGAAAACCTTGCAAAGATTGCTGCTGAACTAGAAAAACGTTCTGAATTTAATCGCTTTTTGAAAGTCGAATTGGCTTATCATAATCCAATTATGGCTGATATTCGCGATGAATTCGAAGACGCTGTTGAAAGGATTCAACCTAAAGTTCCAACTATTCCTTTATATTCAACAGTTACAGGGCATATTTGTGACGATACGTTTTTTCATGATGCAAGCTATTGGTATCGTAATTTAAGGCAAACGGTTCTATTCGCCGAAGCGATTACGACGATGATCCATGATTCTTATTCTTTATTTTTAGAAATAGGACCTCATCCTGTTTTATCTGCTTCTATTAAAGAATGTGCTGCGACTTTAAATTCCTCTGTTGGTACTGCGTATACATTCCATCGTTCTGAACCAGAAGAGAAATCTATTGTTAAATCTTTAGCAAGCTTGTCTGCTGTGGGTTTAGAGTTGGATTGGGATAAAATTGTTTCTGGTAAGAGAGTAGATTTGCCATTCTATTGCTGGGCAAAAGAAGTTTACTTAAATGAAAGTAAACAGCTGCGTGCACGTCGTATGGCAGAGCGTGTCAATCCAGTTCTAGGGAATATCGATTGGTCAGGCTCTCGTGGATGGTTGTCTGAGCTTAATATTAATTTTATGCCATGGATTGTCGATCATCAACTTGAAGGGATGAAGATATTTCCAGGAGCAGCCTACGTCGAAGCTGCGATTGCTGCGCATGCTCAATTAGCCGCTGATGCACCAAAAGAAATGCAAGAGCCAGCAATTGTTGAAGATATCCAATTTAAAAAAGCAATGTTGATTGATGGAAAATTTTATCCATACATCACATGGTCTGTAGATGAGCTGACTGGACGGCTTTTGGCTTATGGTCGCACGGAAAATGATTCCCCGAATTGGGAGTTATATTCAACGGCGTTGTTACGTCGCACCGTGCCGTGGAATGGTGATGTTATTGAGGATATTGAGGCACTAAAAGCAAAAATCACTGAAGAAGTTGATGTTTCTTTTTATTACGGTAAAATGCATGAATATGGCATGCAGTATGGTCCAGCTTTCCAAACCATTCAAAAACTTTATCGTGGTCATGGTGTTGCTTTTGCACATTTAAAAATTGCAGAATCTGAAAAAGAGACTATCCAGGATTATTATATTCATCCAACATTGCTTGATGGTGCATTTCAGTTATTTGGATTATTAGGGGCAGAAAAACAGGTTTCTGAGACGACGTTTGTGCCTGTTTCGATTGAGCGTGTGATGTATTTCGGTCGTCATGAAGGCGAGCTTTATGCCTATGGTGGCAATATCAGACGAGATGACGAATTCTTAATCGGTGATATTTACATTTATACACCAAAGGGTGAACCTGTTGCGAAAATTACAGGCTTAACCGTTAAGGAGTTGGCGACAGAAAAACAAAAAGAGGCCAAACGTGCGCGTTGGTTATATCGTTATGAATGGAAAGATGCAGAAGTTACGCCATTATTGGGCGAAATAGCACGCATTGCGTTTATTACTGATAATGATGTAATTGCTGACCCGTTAATTGCCGAACTTGAATCTCAAGGGCTGACTGTTTTGCAAGGAAGGCTTGGGGAAAGGTCAGGTTTAGAAGCAGAAAATATCTTTAACATTCGTTATGGGAGTGAAGAGGATTATAAAGCATTTTACTCTTTTGTAGATATTCAGAAATGTCGTGCTTTAGTATATCTGCGTAAAGATAATATTCTTAATGATGATGCTATTGGATTATCTTTGGTACAAGAACTTTTATGTGTTGCCAAGAGTTTACCAGCGTTAGAAGATAAAGATGTTACTGATAATCTACGTTGTGTAATTATCACGAATGGTGCTGAAAAAGTTCTAGAAGATGAAAATATCGTTAATCTTGGACAATCCTCTTTACGTGGATTTATGCGTGTATTTTTACTAGAGCGTCCTGAAGTGCAACCTAAAATGGTTGATATTGATGGGGATATGAATGCTGTTCAAATTCCTGTTTTAGCAGCAGAAATTTTATCCGATGATGTGGAAGATGATGTTGCATTAAGAAAGGATAAACGATTTATTTCACGTTTGGTTCCTTATAAACGTCAAGAAAATATCACACCAATTCCATTTACCGATGTAAAAGATAAAAATCTTGGTTTCCGTTTAGTTCCTGGTCGTGCGGGGATGTTGGATCAAATACACTTTGATTTATTCGAACGTCAAAAGCCACCTCCGATGCATATTGAGGTAGAGGTAATGACTTCTTCCTTGAACTTTAAAGACCTTTTAAAGGTGATGGGGTTACTCCCTCGTGCAGTTGGGAAAGGTACTTTCCACCAGGATGGTTTGGGAATGGAAGCGGCCACCCACATCATCGCTGTCGGTGAAGGTGCGGAAGAAGCAGGATATTATGTTGGGGATCGTGTTGTTATTTCTACTCAAAACTGTCTAGCTTCTCACGTAACCCTTTCTGTTGAGAATTCTTACGCAATGCAGTTGGATAAGAACTCTACAATTAGGGAAAGGCATCGCTATAATCTAAGCGACAACGAGATTGAACGGCTTCATAAGGAATTGGATTTTGAGATTCCAGATGCTGAAGCTTCAACGATGCCGACTGTATACGCCACAGCTTATCATATATTACTTGATGTTGCGAATATTCAAGAAGGTCAAACAATTCTGGTGCATTCGGGTTCTGGCGGTCTAGGGCTAGCAGTGATTTCGATTGCAAAAATGAGAAAAGCTAGAATTTTTGCGACCGCTGGTAATGAAGAAAAACGTCAATATTTACGTGACCACGGTTGTGAACATGTTTGGAATTCTCGGAACCTTGAATTCGTTGATGGTGTAAAAGAGGTGACGAATGGTAAAGGGGTAGATATTGTTGTTAACTCTTTATCAGGTGAAGCCTTACAACATAGTTTAAGTCTGGTTGCACCTTATGGATACTTTTTCGAAGTTGGAAAAAGGGATATTGTTGAAGGCAAATGGCTACCGATGCATGCCTTTAATGAAAATATTACTTTCCGTTCAATGGATTTGGATCGGATGTTGGCTCAACGTCCAGACGAAATTCTCCGGATGTTATCTGCTTGTACACGTCACATCATGAATAGGGAAATCGTGATGCCGCCTTGTACTGTTATGCCAGCAGCTAAGGCAACCGATGCGTTTAGGTTATTAGCATCAGCTCAACACATTGGTAAAGTTGTGTTGGATTTTGCTGATAAAACTGATTTAATGGTTAATCCTCTTCCTAAAGAAATCCCAACAGTTCGAGATGACGCCGTGTATTTGGTGACGGGTGCTTATGGTGGAATGGGATTACAATTAATACAATGGTTGGTATCTATGGGTGCTAAACATCTTGTATTGGTTGGGCGTTCGTTAAAAATAGAAAACGAGGCTATTCAAAAAGCGTTGGATATCTTGGTAGCACATGGTATCAGCATTCATCAGATGCAGGCAGATATTGTTGATTATAACAGTATTAAATCTGTTATAGAACAAGCGAATCAATTGGATATGCCTTTAAAAGGTATCTTTCATTGCGCAGCAGTGATTGATGATGGTGTTATTACTAATCTTGATAATGAACGTTTAGCTAAGGTTATTTTGCCAAAAGCGCAAGGCGCATGGAATCTACATGAATTAACCAAAGATATGGAATTAGATCATTTTGTTCTATTTTCTTCTGCAACGAATTTGCTTGGAAATATTGGACAGGCTGCTTATGTTTCTGCGAATTTCTTCTTGGATGCTTTGGCGAAATATCGTAAGCAAAACGGATTGCCAGCTCTTGCGATTGAGTGGGGTGCCATTGATGGTGGTAGCATGTATCAAAAAGATAGTCGTGCTGCGAAAAACTTTGAAACTATTGGGGTAACTCCTATTCCGATCAAAGAAGCACTAGCAACGATCTCCTTGCTTTGGAAAGCCGATCAGCCCTGTGTTGGTGTATTAGATATTGATTGGTCTAAATGGTTTGGCGTATTTCCGATGACACGTACAGTTGGGCGCTATCAAGAGTTATTGACACTTGGGAATTCTTCCTATGAACAAACCGAGGTATTACGTCAATTAAACGCATTACCAATGGAGGAACGTTTACCGTTTGTTGTAAAGAATTTAATTGATATTCTGACCAAAACGTTGCAAATTCCACCAGATAGTATTGATGGTAATACGCGTCTGACAGAACTTGGTATTGACTCTCTTGTTGGTGTTGAGCTGCAGATTGCGATTAGTAATACGTTGGGATGTGAAATTTCATTATTACAATTAATGAAAGAAGAAAACCTTCAAGATGTGGGGAAAGTGTTATTGAGAAAGCTGAAAATATCATTTGAAAGTAATGAATCCTTGATACTTGATTCTGATGCTGAATCCTCGGAAGGTAAGGGAACAATGATCGAAGATTCTTCTAGTAAAGAAGTGGAATAA
- a CDS encoding fatty acyl-AMP ligase: MALIIPDVTEEDWACKIYGIVDWHTATLVDMLQHRAKISPSMVLYSLLDGDCNIIDHLTSFQLDDRAATIAAGLHHFGQEGDRVLLLCDNDLNYISAFFGCIYAGMIPASGIHIDVMRSDERFEMVANDVQPRLIIGPRKILVDYKASHKELNCKPVWVPLEVLFNAKNKIAIKGNNLDVAFIQYTSGTTRNTRGIELTHRNLIFNLRHQAKSYEYLDEKYSGLTWLPLAHDMGLIGCVLLAIGCGGECMLLPPKYFIEKPARWLQALSRYKVSMSGGPTFAYNLCTKEVTDEEVQQLDLSAWELALNGADTAQADIMKRFCKKFSGVGFKARHLVFGYGLAEATLTATRTQRRVLPKFRSFSRSALMAGFAWPSINKFDRRELISCGTSLEDQKVMIVDPETNMPLRNGRVGEIWITGPSVAKGYLNRPEETEEIFHAKIIGQSETYLRTGDLGFILNDNLFFSGRISNVITLRGKTYDPDDVSGVLEAACSDIRPNATAFFLADLEDPVSITVIIELVKKPFNSYDAIAQIAYEIITKTYDIWPKTIVLTRPGGVLKTPSGKAQIARTRKALKENALPVIKRFDYEVPDLPPPLTYEQALVEVKKWIEEATKEWDENVKELTREKLVNRKIDSELLLNLRRDFEAYFHIQIDPSEFMVACQNYNDLCNLLANQISVIIS, encoded by the coding sequence ATGGCTCTTATTATTCCTGATGTTACTGAGGAAGATTGGGCGTGCAAAATATATGGCATTGTTGATTGGCATACCGCGACCCTGGTTGATATGTTACAACATCGTGCCAAAATTTCCCCATCTATGGTTTTATACTCCTTATTAGATGGGGATTGTAATATTATTGATCATTTAACGAGTTTTCAGTTAGATGATCGTGCTGCCACAATTGCTGCTGGGTTACATCATTTTGGTCAGGAGGGGGATCGCGTCCTCCTCCTATGTGACAATGATTTGAATTATATTTCTGCATTTTTTGGGTGTATTTATGCTGGCATGATTCCTGCGTCTGGTATTCATATTGATGTCATGCGCAGTGATGAACGTTTCGAGATGGTCGCTAATGATGTGCAGCCCAGGCTCATTATTGGACCACGTAAAATTTTGGTCGATTATAAAGCTAGCCATAAGGAATTAAATTGTAAGCCAGTATGGGTACCTTTGGAGGTTTTATTTAACGCTAAAAATAAAATCGCAATTAAAGGTAATAATCTTGATGTTGCTTTTATTCAATATACTTCTGGGACAACCAGGAATACAAGGGGGATAGAGCTAACGCATCGTAACTTGATCTTTAATCTTCGCCATCAAGCCAAAAGTTATGAATATTTAGATGAGAAATATAGTGGTCTGACTTGGTTACCTTTGGCGCATGATATGGGATTGATTGGTTGTGTTTTGCTGGCGATAGGATGCGGGGGGGAATGTATGTTGTTGCCACCCAAATATTTTATTGAAAAACCGGCTCGTTGGCTACAAGCTTTGTCACGATATAAAGTAAGCATGTCTGGAGGTCCTACATTTGCATATAATCTATGTACAAAAGAGGTCACGGATGAGGAAGTGCAACAGCTCGATTTATCTGCTTGGGAATTAGCGTTAAACGGCGCAGATACGGCGCAAGCGGATATTATGAAGCGTTTTTGTAAGAAATTTTCTGGGGTTGGGTTTAAAGCACGTCATTTAGTTTTTGGATATGGTTTAGCAGAAGCCACTTTAACAGCCACTAGGACTCAACGACGTGTTTTGCCCAAGTTTAGAAGCTTTTCAAGAAGTGCATTAATGGCTGGTTTTGCATGGCCAAGTATTAATAAATTTGATCGAAGAGAGCTGATTTCCTGTGGAACGTCTTTAGAGGATCAAAAGGTTATGATTGTTGATCCAGAGACAAATATGCCACTTAGGAACGGTCGTGTTGGAGAAATATGGATCACGGGTCCAAGTGTTGCCAAAGGATATTTAAATAGACCAGAAGAGACCGAAGAAATTTTTCATGCAAAAATTATCGGGCAAAGTGAAACTTATTTACGTACTGGTGATTTAGGTTTCATATTAAACGACAATTTGTTCTTTTCTGGACGGATTAGTAATGTGATTACATTGAGAGGAAAAACATACGATCCAGATGATGTCAGCGGTGTTTTAGAAGCGGCATGTTCTGATATCCGACCCAATGCAACCGCCTTTTTCCTAGCTGATTTAGAAGATCCTGTATCCATTACTGTGATTATAGAATTGGTTAAAAAACCATTCAATTCATATGATGCGATTGCTCAGATAGCCTATGAAATTATAACCAAAACTTATGATATTTGGCCTAAAACGATTGTGTTGACACGACCCGGAGGGGTCTTAAAGACTCCAAGTGGCAAGGCACAAATTGCCAGAACGCGTAAAGCCTTGAAAGAAAACGCTTTGCCTGTTATTAAACGATTTGATTATGAGGTCCCTGATCTTCCTCCACCTTTGACATATGAGCAGGCTCTGGTTGAAGTCAAAAAATGGATTGAAGAGGCAACAAAAGAGTGGGATGAGAATGTAAAAGAGTTAACGCGTGAAAAACTAGTGAACAGAAAAATAGATTCAGAATTGTTATTAAATTTACGACGTGATTTTGAGGCATATTTTCATATTCAGATTGATCCATCTGAATTTATGGTGGCATGTCAAAATTATAACGATTTATGTAATTTACTAGCTAATCAGATCAGCGTAATCATATCATAG